A window of Lacibacter sediminis contains these coding sequences:
- a CDS encoding GNAT family N-acetyltransferase, with translation MEIKLYEDWMKPQVTKLFSMQYERPEEEVAVTMENFYEHPFQKDKCIRIVSMDGDKVTGFQSLFYWPYQKNGQVYNSFQSGNSLVHPDYRGKGIFQKLLNYLDEYNKDLKIDFLMGFPVQMSYGSFMKNKWANPLNIVWHVKFLNPFAFLFSVDGVISKFDKQMKPVDQKIPANSYRLAKDAAFEKWINASRDQQPYCFFHYSEGQNAISFSLKTNKRSRWFNELIIGDIRTNSSDEVFIKKAFSKLSRKAFASLRVTALTIALNEDSALPVFSVIKSMGYVSTKKSIYFITKSYGNNKDIEDKQCWVLYRSDVDTW, from the coding sequence ATGGAAATTAAGTTGTATGAAGACTGGATGAAGCCACAAGTAACAAAGCTTTTCAGTATGCAGTACGAACGGCCTGAAGAAGAGGTGGCCGTTACAATGGAAAATTTTTATGAGCATCCTTTTCAAAAAGACAAATGCATTCGCATCGTATCAATGGACGGAGATAAAGTAACCGGGTTTCAATCGCTGTTTTACTGGCCTTATCAAAAAAACGGGCAAGTTTATAATTCGTTTCAATCCGGTAATTCACTGGTTCATCCTGATTACAGGGGTAAGGGAATTTTTCAAAAGCTACTGAACTATCTTGATGAATATAACAAAGATTTGAAAATTGATTTTTTGATGGGATTTCCGGTACAGATGTCTTATGGCAGCTTTATGAAAAACAAGTGGGCGAATCCATTAAATATTGTTTGGCATGTAAAATTTCTGAATCCATTTGCTTTTCTTTTTTCTGTTGATGGAGTCATATCAAAGTTTGATAAACAAATGAAGCCCGTTGATCAAAAAATACCGGCAAACAGTTACCGGCTGGCAAAGGATGCTGCATTTGAGAAATGGATCAATGCATCAAGAGATCAGCAACCCTATTGTTTCTTTCATTACAGTGAAGGACAAAATGCTATCAGTTTTTCTTTAAAAACAAATAAACGGAGCCGCTGGTTTAATGAACTTATTATTGGTGACATCAGAACAAACAGCAGCGATGAAGTATTTATCAAAAAAGCGTTTTCAAAACTTTCCCGAAAAGCCTTTGCGAGTTTACGGGTTACGGCATTGACTATTGCATTAAATGAAGACTCCGCACTTCCTGTTTTCTCAGTGATAAAATCAATGGGATATGTGAGTACTAAAAAATCAATTTATTTCATTACAAAATCATACGGCAATAATAAAGATATTGAGGATAAACAATGCTGGGTGTTATATCGCAGTGATGTAGACACCTGGTAA
- a CDS encoding glycosyltransferase family 2 protein: protein MELPLLSVLMTSYDREQYIPEAIESVLASTYTNFELIIVDDGSKDMTVEIARSYAANDPRIKVYVNEVNLGDYRNRNKAASYAKGEFIMYVDSDDKILTDGFERCIAVMQQFPQAGFGMQFNETGKSPFMLSPKLAIQQHFFKKPCLMIGPGGTILRRSFFEKIGRYPEKYGPANDMYFNLKAAAAGPILMLPFTFNYYRIHEGQELNNKYSYLYNNFNYLRDALQELDLPLTENEKSWLMNKNRRRFLVNFLNYCLQTKNFSKAFAARKLAKFGVADTWKALVHPSL from the coding sequence ATGGAATTACCATTGCTGAGTGTTTTAATGACTTCCTATGACCGGGAGCAGTATATTCCTGAAGCCATTGAAAGTGTATTAGCTTCAACTTATACCAATTTCGAGCTGATCATTGTAGATGATGGATCGAAAGACATGACTGTGGAGATCGCACGATCGTATGCAGCCAATGATCCCCGGATCAAAGTATATGTAAATGAAGTGAACCTCGGCGATTACCGGAACCGTAACAAAGCGGCTTCGTATGCCAAAGGCGAGTTCATCATGTATGTTGACAGTGATGATAAAATTTTGACAGATGGGTTTGAACGATGCATTGCAGTCATGCAGCAGTTTCCGCAAGCAGGTTTTGGAATGCAATTCAACGAAACAGGCAAAAGCCCTTTTATGCTTTCACCAAAACTAGCCATTCAGCAACATTTTTTTAAAAAACCCTGTTTAATGATCGGTCCCGGTGGTACTATTCTTCGCCGGAGTTTTTTTGAAAAGATCGGACGTTACCCGGAAAAGTATGGTCCTGCCAACGATATGTATTTTAATTTGAAAGCCGCAGCAGCAGGTCCAATACTGATGTTGCCATTTACGTTTAATTATTATCGTATTCACGAAGGACAGGAACTGAACAACAAATACAGTTATCTCTATAACAATTTCAATTACCTGCGTGATGCCTTGCAGGAACTCGATCTGCCATTAACAGAAAATGAAAAAAGCTGGTTAATGAATAAGAACAGACGCAGGTTCCTCGTGAACTTTTTGAACTACTGCCTGCAAACAAAAAATTTTTCAAAGGCATTTGCTGCACGGAAGCTGGCAAAGTTTGGAGTAGCGGATACTTGGAAAGCGTTGGTACATCCTTCACTATAA
- a CDS encoding O-methyltransferase, translating to MTNRNILRDFVVYSITSIRYLLFKGYLNLFLQDMAKFQQWRMYRVSSKGTLDYRIPWLVFSSISFLESWVKKNMQVFEYGSGGSTLYFAEKTEHVISVEHDKSWYDHAKKVILDRGVGNIHYTLLEPQPLTDSMERNCADPQQYVSCFKEYKGYEFSAYANAITHYPDDSFDLVVIDGRVRHSCIAHAMQKVKKNGALLLDNADRAYYLKPFPQLHEQDKWKLVNFIGHFPYGPASVVNTTKLFIKIA from the coding sequence ATGACAAACAGAAACATTCTAAGAGATTTTGTTGTTTACAGTATAACCTCAATCCGTTATTTGTTATTTAAGGGTTACCTGAACCTGTTTCTTCAAGATATGGCCAAATTCCAGCAATGGCGCATGTACCGTGTGTCATCGAAAGGAACGCTGGATTATCGAATACCCTGGTTGGTCTTCAGCAGCATTTCATTTCTCGAAAGCTGGGTAAAAAAAAATATGCAGGTATTTGAATATGGATCGGGAGGGTCCACATTATATTTTGCTGAAAAAACGGAACATGTGATTTCTGTTGAGCATGATAAGAGTTGGTATGATCACGCAAAAAAAGTAATTCTTGATCGGGGGGTTGGCAATATCCATTACACATTGCTTGAGCCACAACCCTTAACTGATTCTATGGAACGAAATTGTGCTGATCCTCAACAATACGTTTCCTGTTTCAAAGAATACAAAGGGTATGAATTTTCTGCCTATGCCAATGCGATTACGCATTATCCAGATGACTCATTCGATCTGGTAGTTATTGACGGAAGGGTGAGGCATTCCTGTATTGCACATGCCATGCAAAAAGTTAAAAAGAATGGTGCTTTGTTACTCGATAATGCTGACAGGGCGTATTATTTAAAACCTTTTCCTCAATTACACGAGCAGGATAAGTGGAAACTGGTAAATTTCATAGGCCATTTCCCTTACGGGCCAGCTTCAGTGGTTAATACAACCAAACTGTTCATTAAAATTGCGTGA
- a CDS encoding glycosyltransferase family protein codes for MKKILIITPHYPPSNLAAVHRSRLFAEHLPAFGWQPILLTVHEDFYEEELDWNLQQLLPAKQRIEKVNAFNVTKPRLVGDVGLRGFFQLRKRALELLRQEQIDFVYIPIPSFYVSLIGPYLHRKTGVKYGIDYIDPWVHQFPGSDRFFSRHWFSTKLAKWLEPKAVKHASLITGVAEGYYKAVLERNPYLKNSCLTGAMPYGGEQLDHKRLKELELQPYLFRKNNKLQLVYAGAMLPKAYGPLEMIFRCMAEYKDSFSDVEFHFIGTGKLSNDPNSNSIKPLAEQYGLWQTVIFEYPKRIPYLDVLVHLEAADAVFILGSTEPHYTPSKSYQGVLSGKPILAVLHCASSAVRVLEDSHAGIVFEFNGETDIEKIYTGWVEVWNRFLSFRKTFKSESVSQNVFEQYTAKAVTSQLASLLDKVVTKMK; via the coding sequence TTGAAGAAAATTCTCATCATAACGCCACACTATCCTCCATCAAACCTTGCGGCTGTTCATCGGAGCCGTTTGTTTGCAGAACATTTACCTGCTTTCGGTTGGCAACCCATACTCTTAACTGTGCATGAAGATTTTTATGAAGAAGAACTGGATTGGAATCTTCAGCAACTTTTACCTGCAAAACAGCGTATTGAAAAAGTAAATGCATTCAACGTCACTAAGCCCAGATTGGTAGGTGATGTTGGCCTGCGTGGTTTTTTTCAACTCCGTAAACGGGCTTTAGAACTGTTACGTCAGGAGCAAATCGATTTTGTGTACATTCCTATCCCTTCGTTTTATGTTTCATTGATCGGGCCTTACCTTCACCGTAAAACAGGTGTAAAGTATGGGATTGATTATATTGATCCATGGGTGCATCAATTTCCCGGCTCAGATCGGTTCTTCTCCCGCCATTGGTTCAGTACGAAGCTTGCAAAGTGGCTTGAACCCAAAGCAGTGAAACATGCATCTCTTATAACAGGGGTGGCTGAAGGTTATTATAAAGCTGTTTTAGAGCGTAATCCTTATTTAAAAAACAGTTGTTTAACCGGTGCTATGCCTTATGGCGGTGAGCAACTTGATCACAAACGTTTGAAAGAATTGGAATTGCAGCCGTATTTATTCCGCAAGAATAACAAACTGCAATTGGTTTATGCAGGCGCCATGCTTCCCAAAGCCTACGGGCCTTTAGAAATGATTTTCCGGTGTATGGCAGAATACAAAGATTCATTTTCGGATGTGGAATTCCATTTTATCGGGACGGGTAAGTTGTCGAATGATCCAAACAGTAATTCAATTAAACCACTTGCAGAACAATATGGTTTGTGGCAAACGGTAATATTTGAATATCCAAAACGTATTCCTTATCTGGATGTGCTGGTTCATTTAGAAGCAGCAGATGCTGTATTTATTTTAGGAAGTACTGAACCACATTATACCCCAAGTAAATCATATCAAGGAGTTTTAAGCGGCAAGCCTATTCTTGCTGTTTTACACTGTGCAAGTTCGGCAGTACGGGTATTGGAAGACTCACATGCCGGAATTGTTTTTGAGTTTAATGGAGAAACTGACATTGAGAAAATTTATACTGGCTGGGTAGAAGTGTGGAACAGATTTTTGAGTTTCAGAAAAACTTTTAAAAGCGAAAGCGTAAGTCAAAATGTGTTTGAACAGTATACAGCAAAAGCAGTTACAAGTCAACTGGCATCATTATTAGATAAAGTAGTTACGAAAATGAAATGA
- a CDS encoding glycosyltransferase family 4 protein: protein MKKIAIITTHPIQYHAPLFRLLTERKRIALKVFYTWGQSQDAVFDVRFGMKRSWDIPLLDGYEYEFVKNISKHPDSNRFFGVRNPGLINQLKQEKFDVIIVYRWSLFSHLRILRSFGSGTKLFFRGDSHLQKSEKWFKRLLKTILLRYVYKKVDYAFYVGEQNRAYYLQVGLTEKQLRYTPHAIDNERFAIDADEWELKANIERAALSIPQNSVVFLYAGKFYEIKQLELLINAFRQLKADDYRLLLIGNGEQEKQLITLAANDHRIHFQPFRNQSEMPLVYRMGDVFILPSKSETWGLAVNEAMACGRPAIVSDACGCAPELIIEGETGFVFRSGDSNDLLQQMIKFSSIAVARRQGNNALLHIQHFSLERVAEVIEQAVLETTTQEK, encoded by the coding sequence ATGAAAAAGATCGCCATTATCACCACTCACCCTATTCAATATCATGCCCCGTTATTTCGTTTATTAACCGAACGTAAACGAATTGCTTTAAAAGTCTTTTATACCTGGGGGCAGTCGCAAGATGCTGTGTTTGATGTGCGATTTGGAATGAAACGTAGTTGGGATATTCCATTATTGGATGGATATGAATACGAGTTTGTAAAAAATATTTCTAAGCATCCGGATTCGAACAGGTTTTTTGGAGTCAGAAACCCGGGATTGATAAATCAACTGAAACAGGAGAAATTTGATGTGATAATAGTATATCGCTGGAGCCTCTTTAGTCATTTGCGTATCCTTCGTTCATTTGGTAGTGGCACAAAATTGTTTTTTCGAGGAGACTCGCATTTGCAAAAATCGGAGAAATGGTTTAAGAGACTATTGAAAACCATCCTGCTTCGGTATGTGTATAAGAAGGTAGATTATGCATTTTATGTAGGTGAACAGAATAGGGCCTATTATTTGCAAGTTGGACTAACTGAAAAACAGCTGCGTTATACACCTCATGCAATCGATAATGAGCGGTTTGCAATTGACGCAGACGAGTGGGAATTAAAAGCAAATATTGAACGAGCAGCGCTTTCCATTCCACAAAACAGTGTTGTTTTTCTCTATGCAGGTAAATTTTATGAAATAAAACAACTTGAGCTGTTGATCAATGCATTTCGACAATTGAAAGCTGATGATTACCGATTACTCCTTATAGGTAATGGTGAACAGGAAAAGCAATTGATTACATTGGCGGCTAATGATCATCGAATCCATTTTCAACCTTTTCGTAATCAAAGTGAAATGCCATTGGTTTATCGTATGGGTGACGTGTTTATTTTGCCCAGCAAAAGTGAAACATGGGGGCTTGCTGTAAACGAAGCAATGGCATGCGGAAGACCTGCTATTGTGAGTGATGCCTGTGGTTGTGCACCTGAATTAATCATTGAAGGGGAAACCGGTTTTGTTTTTCGAAGTGGCGATAGCAATGATCTTCTACAACAAATGATAAAATTCAGCAGTATTGCTGTTGCAAGAAGGCAAGGCAACAATGCATTGTTACATATTCAGCATTTTTCGTTAGAGCGGGTGGCAGAGGTAATTGAACAAGCGGTTTTGGAAACTACAACTCAAGAGAAGTAA
- a CDS encoding glycosyltransferase family protein: MKRMLFITSTNLAANPRLVKELSLAIDAGYDTTVVQFSVGNWSDGLTTALQQRFQNTAFISLSALRSPFFPWLWSSLLQKFYNSLPVSFLTTEMLSIVTGKRSWILLRFLKKVSQSYDWVIAHNPGAFYPAYVYSQRSGAKLGIDVEDYHPGETTFPKQQQQMLRLMQLLLPKATYCSYAAPLIAAEVQKNIPGMLNKQLVLLNGFLASEFIAPELQTGNRLKLVWFSQNIDSGRGLEEVIPAVNELHSLVELHLIGYLQPQFAEMHLKNRNGIVLHDPMPQHELHTFLATCDVGLATDVPVNKNRELALTNKILAYAQAGLYILSFPVQAQLDFLKTYQLHYSIMNNSCAAIVPVLTSLNKDFINAAKAEQFTIGMQFDWKKLGRPLVETWQQ, from the coding sequence ATGAAACGAATGTTGTTTATTACTTCCACCAATCTTGCTGCCAATCCCCGTTTGGTAAAAGAACTTAGTTTGGCCATTGATGCAGGTTACGATACAACAGTTGTGCAATTCAGCGTGGGTAACTGGAGCGATGGTTTAACTACTGCTTTACAGCAGCGGTTTCAAAACACTGCGTTTATTTCTTTATCTGCGTTACGGTCGCCCTTTTTTCCATGGTTATGGAGTTCGTTGTTACAAAAATTTTACAATTCCTTACCAGTTTCTTTCTTAACAACCGAAATGTTATCGATTGTGACAGGAAAGCGTTCGTGGATTCTGTTGCGGTTCTTAAAAAAAGTAAGTCAATCGTATGATTGGGTAATTGCACACAACCCCGGCGCATTTTATCCTGCTTATGTATATTCGCAACGTTCGGGTGCAAAGCTTGGTATTGATGTGGAAGATTATCATCCGGGAGAAACAACATTTCCCAAACAACAGCAGCAAATGTTGCGGTTAATGCAGCTACTACTACCAAAGGCAACGTATTGCTCTTATGCTGCGCCCTTAATTGCTGCTGAAGTACAAAAAAATATTCCCGGCATGTTAAATAAACAACTGGTGCTCCTTAATGGTTTTTTAGCGAGTGAGTTTATTGCGCCGGAATTGCAAACGGGTAATCGTTTAAAGCTCGTTTGGTTTTCGCAAAATATTGATTCAGGAAGAGGATTGGAAGAAGTGATTCCTGCAGTGAACGAATTACATTCTTTGGTTGAATTACACCTGATCGGCTATCTGCAACCACAGTTTGCAGAAATGCACTTAAAAAACAGGAACGGGATTGTGTTGCATGATCCCATGCCGCAACACGAGCTTCATACTTTTTTAGCTACCTGCGATGTTGGACTTGCAACAGATGTACCTGTAAACAAAAACAGGGAGTTGGCATTAACCAATAAAATACTGGCGTATGCACAGGCAGGGTTGTATATTCTCAGCTTTCCCGTGCAAGCACAGCTCGATTTTTTAAAAACATATCAACTGCATTACAGCATCATGAATAATAGTTGTGCTGCAATTGTTCCGGTTTTAACGTCGCTCAACAAAGATTTTATTAACGCTGCAAAAGCCGAACAGTTTACTATAGGAATGCAGTTTGACTGGAAAAAACTGGGAAGACCTTTGGTTGAAACCTGGCAGCAGTAG
- a CDS encoding glycosyltransferase family 2 protein, translating to MLVSVIIPVYNCGQSLHRTMQSVLAQTHQSIEIILVDDGSTDNSYLLAKQYESNGVQVMQQKNAGAAVARNTGLAVATGDYIQFLDAGDVLDKAKIAAQVSALQNQRDKVAVCNYKQFTTEVELTDRVYPDQSAFIYSSDDPQDFLIDLWGGKGNLNFIQTNCWLAAKQLIEKAGGWRAYRCPDDDGEFFARLLLASEGVVYVPGVYNYYHIEPGAANQLSQSKNKKYLQNTLLTIDLKHQYLIKKGKHPLINKAIAAQYLRFAVDQFPAQKNLSAIAYKRYQSLGENVQLPVLGGRMIELIKNIFGWRVARLTRYYLRRSR from the coding sequence TTGCTGGTTTCTGTTATCATACCTGTTTATAATTGTGGCCAATCATTGCACCGAACTATGCAATCGGTGTTGGCACAAACCCATCAATCAATCGAAATCATTCTTGTTGATGATGGCTCAACAGATAATAGCTATCTGCTGGCAAAACAATACGAAAGCAACGGTGTACAGGTGATGCAACAAAAAAATGCAGGCGCTGCTGTTGCACGCAACACGGGGTTGGCTGTTGCAACAGGAGATTATATCCAGTTTCTGGATGCAGGTGATGTACTGGATAAAGCAAAGATCGCTGCACAGGTAAGTGCTTTGCAAAACCAACGGGATAAAGTAGCAGTATGTAACTACAAACAGTTTACAACAGAAGTAGAATTAACAGATCGTGTTTATCCCGATCAGTCAGCCTTTATTTATTCAAGCGATGATCCACAGGATTTTTTGATTGATCTCTGGGGTGGAAAAGGGAACCTGAATTTTATTCAAACCAATTGCTGGCTGGCAGCAAAACAGCTGATTGAAAAAGCAGGTGGCTGGCGGGCTTACCGTTGTCCCGATGATGATGGAGAGTTTTTTGCAAGGCTGTTACTGGCAAGTGAAGGAGTTGTGTATGTGCCGGGTGTTTACAATTATTATCATATTGAGCCGGGTGCTGCAAACCAGTTAAGCCAAAGCAAGAATAAAAAATACTTGCAGAATACATTACTTACGATTGATCTCAAACACCAATACCTGATAAAGAAAGGAAAGCATCCACTCATTAACAAAGCCATCGCAGCACAATACCTGCGGTTTGCGGTTGATCAGTTTCCGGCACAAAAAAATTTATCGGCTATTGCCTACAAGCGTTATCAATCGCTTGGAGAAAACGTACAGTTACCTGTGTTGGGTGGGCGTATGATTGAACTAATAAAAAATATTTTCGGCTGGCGTGTTGCCCGGCTTACCCGTTATTACCTGCGCCGTTCCAGATGA
- a CDS encoding polysaccharide deacetylase family protein — protein MELIRTFKEFNSNESLVEKARSTVRELAILALSQKSSIAASSNWIRFPYYHHVFDDERRDFERQLKYLRNFGEFISIDDVCNMMNDKAAIDGRYFCVSFDDGYRCLHHNMMPITAEMNIPVIIYLPTIYTGLSETNEEDLVLIKNNLPGNSKLLSFLNWEQCREMLDHKISFGSHTKTHAHLARLLPAEIEHELLESKIVIEEKLQQVCKHFACPWGRVNINFDPAITTPIAQKLGYQTFCTTDRGKTQKGDDLFQIRRDHLLANWSNYQLKYFFSK, from the coding sequence ATGGAATTAATCCGCACATTTAAAGAGTTTAACAGTAATGAATCACTTGTAGAAAAAGCGAGGAGTACAGTTCGTGAGCTGGCAATCTTAGCTTTATCACAAAAAAGCTCCATTGCTGCTTCAAGTAACTGGATAAGGTTCCCTTATTATCATCATGTGTTTGATGATGAGCGAAGAGATTTTGAGCGGCAATTAAAGTACCTGCGCAATTTCGGTGAATTTATTTCGATAGATGATGTGTGCAATATGATGAATGATAAAGCAGCGATTGATGGCCGCTATTTTTGTGTAAGTTTTGATGACGGGTATCGTTGCCTGCATCACAATATGATGCCGATAACAGCGGAAATGAATATCCCTGTTATTATTTACCTGCCAACAATTTATACAGGGTTGAGTGAAACAAATGAAGAAGACCTTGTTCTCATCAAAAATAATTTACCCGGTAATTCTAAATTACTTTCTTTCTTAAACTGGGAGCAGTGCAGGGAAATGCTGGATCATAAGATCAGCTTTGGATCGCATACAAAAACACATGCGCATCTCGCACGGTTATTACCTGCAGAAATAGAACATGAGTTACTGGAATCGAAAATAGTGATCGAAGAAAAACTGCAGCAAGTATGTAAGCATTTTGCCTGTCCGTGGGGAAGAGTGAATATTAACTTTGATCCTGCAATAACAACACCCATTGCGCAAAAGTTGGGTTACCAGACTTTTTGCACAACAGACAGAGGTAAAACCCAGAAAGGCGATGATTTATTTCAGATCAGGAGAGATCATTTGCTGGCGAATTGGAGTAATTATCAATTGAAGTATTTTTTTTCCAAATAA